A region of Anolis carolinensis isolate JA03-04 unplaced genomic scaffold, rAnoCar3.1.pri scaffold_7, whole genome shotgun sequence DNA encodes the following proteins:
- the LOC134293017 gene encoding uncharacterized protein LOC134293017: MFTIRIAGVSLLFIHLCSISALRGSLYFSYVYVPFPHCGGLFTFHTSMFTIRIAGVSLLFIRLCSISALRGSLYFSYVYVHYPHCGGLFTFHTSMFHFRIAGVSLLFIRLCSISALRGSLYFSYVYVHYPHCGGLFTFHTSMFTIRIAGVSLLFIRLCSISALRGSLYFSYVYVHYPHCGGLFTFHTSMFYFRIAGALFTFHTSMFYFRIAGALFTFHTSMFYFRIAGALFTFHTSMFTIRIAGVSLLFIRLCSISALRGSLYFSYVYVHYPHCGGLFTFHTSMFYFRIAGALFTFHTSMFYFRIAGALFAFHTSMFTFRIAGALFTFHTSMFHFRIAGALFPFHTSMFLLSRLFPLRLRSLLPLVVAWEVPPLSPSFAPSLVEARPGRYVVRGRFPS; this comes from the coding sequence atgttcactatccgcattgcgggggtctctttacttttcatacatctatgttccatttccgcattgcgggggtctctttacttttcatacgtctatgttccatttccgcattgcgggggtctctttacttttcatacgtctatgttcactatccgcattgcgggggtctctttacttttcatacgtctatgttccatttccgcattgcgggggtctctttacttttcatacgtctatgttcactatccgcattgcgggggtctctttacttttcatacgtctatgttccatttccgcattgcgggggtctctttacttttcatacgtctatgttccatttccgcattgcgggggtctctttacttttcatacgtctatgttcactatccgcattgcgggggtctctttacttttcatacgtctatgttcactatccgcattgcgggggtctctttacttttcatacgtctatgttccatttccgcattgcgggggtctctttacttttcatacgtctatgttcactatccgcattgcgggggtctctttacttttcatacgtctatgttctatttccgcattgcaggggcgctctttacttttcatacttctatgttctatttccgcattgcaggggcgctctttacttttcatacgtctatgttctatttccgcattgcaggggcgctctttacttttcatacgtctatgttcactatccgcattgcgggggtctctttacttttcatacgtctatgttccatttccgcattgcgggggtctctttacttttcatacgtctatgttcactatccgcattgcgggggtctctttacttttcatacgtctatgttctatttccgcattgcaggggcgctctttacttttcatacgtctatgttctatttccgcattgcaggggcgctctttgcttttcatacgtctatgttcactttccgcattgcgggggcgctcttcacttttcatacttctatgttccatttccgcattgcaggggcgctctttccttttcatacctctatgttcctcctATCCcgccttttccccctccgtctccGCTCTCTTCTCCCATTGGTTGTTGCTTGGGAGGTCccacccctttccccttccttcgctCCCTCATTGGTCGAAGCGCGTCCTGGCAGATATGTAGTGCGGGGGCGTTTCCCATCGTAG